The following are from one region of the Streptomyces fradiae genome:
- a CDS encoding PP2C family protein-serine/threonine phosphatase, whose amino-acid sequence MTVTAVADITAGPTVGLLPLVALGPAFAGLTGGPHRTAAIGAVALTLCLALGWYDGLFPGRRGTTALVSVAGVTAAGLVAAVMRRRREAELASVRSIAEVAQRVLLRPVPRTAGELSAAVSYTAAVAEARIGGDLYEVVTSPGGVRVIVGDVQGKGLDAVETAADVLGAFREAAHDEPDLTGVSARLERAMNRTLGGERFVTAVIAEIRQDRTMALLNYGHPSPLLLQADGTARFLDPEKRALPLGLGLHRTAGPEVLDTEFRPGDQLLLYTDGVTEARDRRGTFYPLASRLHLLKAKSPEDALDALHGDIVAHTGGPLGDDAAMLLLRYHAHTEPG is encoded by the coding sequence ATGACGGTCACCGCTGTCGCCGACATCACGGCCGGCCCCACCGTGGGTCTCCTGCCGCTGGTGGCGCTCGGGCCGGCGTTCGCAGGCCTCACGGGCGGGCCCCACCGCACCGCCGCGATCGGGGCGGTGGCCCTCACCCTCTGTCTGGCGCTGGGCTGGTACGACGGCCTGTTTCCCGGGCGGCGGGGGACGACGGCGCTGGTCTCGGTCGCAGGGGTCACCGCGGCCGGTCTCGTCGCCGCGGTGATGCGCCGACGCAGGGAGGCAGAGCTGGCCAGCGTCCGCTCGATCGCCGAGGTGGCGCAGCGCGTTCTGCTGCGCCCCGTACCGCGGACCGCCGGGGAACTCAGCGCCGCCGTCTCCTACACGGCGGCCGTCGCCGAGGCGCGTATCGGCGGGGACCTGTACGAGGTCGTCACCTCACCCGGCGGAGTGCGGGTCATCGTCGGCGACGTCCAGGGCAAGGGCCTCGACGCGGTGGAGACAGCGGCCGACGTACTCGGGGCCTTCCGGGAGGCGGCCCATGACGAGCCCGATCTCACCGGCGTGAGTGCGCGACTGGAGCGGGCCATGAACCGGACGCTGGGCGGCGAGAGGTTCGTCACCGCGGTCATCGCCGAGATACGGCAGGACCGGACGATGGCACTCCTCAACTACGGTCACCCCTCCCCTCTCCTCCTCCAGGCCGATGGAACCGCTCGGTTCCTGGACCCGGAGAAGCGGGCCCTGCCGCTCGGTCTGGGCCTCCACCGGACGGCCGGCCCCGAGGTCCTTGACACGGAATTCCGGCCGGGCGACCAACTCCTGCTGTACACGGACGGCGTCACCGAAGCCCGGGACCGCCGGGGCACGTTCTACCCGCTCGCCTCCCGGCTCCACCTGCTGAAGGCGAAGAGCCCCGAAGACGCGCTCGACGCCCTGCACGGCGACATCGTCGCCCACACCGGCGGACCGCTCGGCGACGACGCCGCCATGCTTCTGCTGCGCTACCACGCACACACGGAGCCGGGCTGA